In Macrobrachium nipponense isolate FS-2020 chromosome 30, ASM1510439v2, whole genome shotgun sequence, a genomic segment contains:
- the LOC135202005 gene encoding keratin-associated protein 5-1-like isoform X2 has product MEDITTTRRRQKSCTDLGCAAKGFPCVDTETASGCDATDDTLCGTSCTCCIMCNQTTECKGYGGSCSKISAGCSGTSYDAGCAASTCTCCIADNSTCVTLPACRDAGGLCIAPSQSGNCTGVLDPNGCLGDSCSCCKGGCDKTNKCTAVGGYCFRKDGPHVCHGKVFKFCGLGNCRCCVDPHWHGHGLGYVNGIWNSIWNGNGNGR; this is encoded by the exons CTTGCACTGACTTGGGCTGTGCAGCTAAGGGATTCCCTTGTGTTGATACGGAAACTGCCAGCGGGTGCGATGCTACAGACGACACCTTGTGTGGAACAAGCTGCACATGCTGCATAA TGTGCAACCAAACTACCGAATGCAAAGGATATGGTGGCAGTTGCAGTAAGATCTCAGCTGGATGTTCAGGCACTTCCTATGACGCAGGATGCGCAGCTTCAACTTGCACTTGCTGCATTGCTG ATAATTCTACTTGTGTCACACTACCTGCCTGCAGAGATGCTGGAGGGTTGTGCATTGCTCCCTCTCAATCAGGCAACTGCACAGGTGTTCTCGACCCCAATGGCTGCCTTGGAGACAGCTGCTCCTGTTGCAAGGGAG GTTGCGACAAGACAAACAAGTGCACAGCTGTTGGAGGCTACTGCTTCCGAAAAGATGGTCCCCACGTGTGTCACGGGAAGGTCTTCAAATTTTGTGGTCTTGGGAACTGTCGCTGTTGCGTGGATCCTCACTGGCACGGGCATGGGCTAGGTTATGTGAACGGTATTTGGAACAGTATTTGGAACG
- the LOC135202005 gene encoding small cysteine and glycine repeat-containing protein 7-like isoform X4 yields the protein MEDITTTRRRQKSCTDLGCAAKGFPCVDTETASGCDATDDTLCGTSCTCCIMCNQTTECKGYGGSCSKISAGCSGTSYDAGCAASTCTCCIADNSTCVTLPACRDAGGLCIAPSQSGNCTGVLDPNGCLGDSCSCCKGGEDSNESG from the exons CTTGCACTGACTTGGGCTGTGCAGCTAAGGGATTCCCTTGTGTTGATACGGAAACTGCCAGCGGGTGCGATGCTACAGACGACACCTTGTGTGGAACAAGCTGCACATGCTGCATAA TGTGCAACCAAACTACCGAATGCAAAGGATATGGTGGCAGTTGCAGTAAGATCTCAGCTGGATGTTCAGGCACTTCCTATGACGCAGGATGCGCAGCTTCAACTTGCACTTGCTGCATTGCTG ATAATTCTACTTGTGTCACACTACCTGCCTGCAGAGATGCTGGAGGGTTGTGCATTGCTCCCTCTCAATCAGGCAACTGCACAGGTGTTCTCGACCCCAATGGCTGCCTTGGAGACAGCTGCTCCTGTTGCAAGGGAG GAGAGGATTCAAACGAAAGTGGCTAA
- the LOC135202005 gene encoding keratin-associated protein 5-1-like isoform X1: MEDITTTRRRQKSCTDLGCAAKGFPCVDTETASGCDATDDTLCGTSCTCCIMCNQTTECKGYGGSCSKISAGCSGTSYDAGCAASTCTCCIADNSTCVTLPACRDAGGLCIAPSQSGNCTGVLDPNGCLGDSCSCCKGGCDKTNKCTAVGGYCFRKDGPHVCHGKVFKFCGLGNCRCCVDPHWHGHGLGYVNGIWNSIWNGIWNRIGNGRNGEDSNESG, translated from the exons CTTGCACTGACTTGGGCTGTGCAGCTAAGGGATTCCCTTGTGTTGATACGGAAACTGCCAGCGGGTGCGATGCTACAGACGACACCTTGTGTGGAACAAGCTGCACATGCTGCATAA TGTGCAACCAAACTACCGAATGCAAAGGATATGGTGGCAGTTGCAGTAAGATCTCAGCTGGATGTTCAGGCACTTCCTATGACGCAGGATGCGCAGCTTCAACTTGCACTTGCTGCATTGCTG ATAATTCTACTTGTGTCACACTACCTGCCTGCAGAGATGCTGGAGGGTTGTGCATTGCTCCCTCTCAATCAGGCAACTGCACAGGTGTTCTCGACCCCAATGGCTGCCTTGGAGACAGCTGCTCCTGTTGCAAGGGAG GTTGCGACAAGACAAACAAGTGCACAGCTGTTGGAGGCTACTGCTTCCGAAAAGATGGTCCCCACGTGTGTCACGGGAAGGTCTTCAAATTTTGTGGTCTTGGGAACTGTCGCTGTTGCGTGGATCCTCACTGGCACGGGCATGGGCTAGGTTATGTGAACGGTATTTGGAACAGTATTTGGAACGGTATTTGGAACAGGATTGGGAATGGTCGTAATG GAGAGGATTCAAACGAAAGTGGCTAA